Proteins encoded together in one Bradyrhizobium sp. CB82 window:
- a CDS encoding carboxymuconolactone decarboxylase family protein, whose protein sequence is MRLPILDPKELTDEQKPLYADMRAGITDHFKGFVNMREDGALLGPWNPWLREPRFGGPVWDLVKAIASNPLLPAPVREVAILVTGSHFRSGYELYAHVLVAEQRGLSDEKLATIVAGQRPVDLTKQEAVAYDMASALVSGGVLPELTWRAAVKEFGEHGAAELSYLVGVYCMVSVTLNTFDVPVPE, encoded by the coding sequence GTGCGCCTTCCCATTCTCGATCCGAAAGAGCTGACCGACGAGCAGAAGCCGCTCTATGCCGACATGCGAGCGGGCATCACGGACCATTTCAAGGGTTTTGTAAACATGCGCGAGGACGGCGCGCTGCTCGGCCCCTGGAATCCGTGGCTTCGCGAGCCACGCTTCGGCGGGCCGGTATGGGACCTGGTCAAGGCGATCGCATCGAATCCGTTGCTGCCTGCACCGGTACGCGAGGTCGCCATCCTCGTCACCGGTTCGCATTTCCGCTCCGGCTACGAGCTCTATGCCCATGTGCTGGTGGCCGAGCAGCGCGGCCTGTCGGACGAGAAGCTCGCGACCATCGTCGCCGGCCAGCGGCCGGTCGACCTGACCAAGCAGGAGGCCGTCGCCTACGACATGGCGTCCGCGCTGGTCAGCGGCGGCGTGCTGCCCGAGCTGACCTGGCGCGCTGCGGTGAAGGAGTTCGGCGAGCACGGCGCGGCGGAATTGTCCTATCTCGTCGGCGTCTATTGCATGGTCTCGGTCACGCTGAATACGTTCGACGTGCCGGTGCCGGAATAG